In Rutidosis leptorrhynchoides isolate AG116_Rl617_1_P2 chromosome 6, CSIRO_AGI_Rlap_v1, whole genome shotgun sequence, the DNA window AACTTTAATGTAGAAAACTTATCGGTTTTTTGTTTTACTCTGTAATActagttattaataattaatagtattatatttatctaaatataaaataatatttcaaTTTAAATTATAATACCCAtatttatactccgtaattatcACTGTTGCAAAACACTCCGTCTCGAGCCATTGCGACGTCGTtacgacggtttggtgactagcccgtcccgtctcgAATTAGTCAACGGTCAAAACTTGAGTCAAAGTTGAAAAAAtcgggtcaaagtctgtcaaaattCGAAAAAGCAAGAAAGTATGTAAAATCAGTCAAATATGTGTATTTTCAtttgaattttttgtattaaattaaagCGAATATGGGCACAAATTAGTTAAATTTTTTgactttaaaatatgtatacatatatacatttatatacttatatatttaaaagtcaacttgttcaacgtccgtctcgacccccgtctcgaacCCGTCTTGAACGTCTCCACCTTTTTAAAACCCGACCgtgtctcacgtcttttgcaacattggtaataataataataataataataataataataataataataataataataataataataataataataataataataataataataataataataataataataattattattattattattattattatattattattattattattattattattattatataattagttattTTATCATCCATAAAGTTAGGCTTTCAgaaaaataatattaaatttaaaaaataGTACGCATATGCATATGGTATGCGAGGTGTATGCGtacaaatatatttaaatttaatttcaCATAAATCTGCCCACCTCTTTCTATCTCTTTCAAGATGCTCATATATGTATTCATCAAGATCCAATCACACCCATCTTTATATACCTAAACCTCTATCAACAAACAAAAACACACAAATTTGATTCACATTATCTGAAAATGATTCATGAAACATCATCAACTTCACAATCTAGGTCATCACATTCATCTCATGCAAGTTTCCCAATCATAGCAGTTGCCATTATTGGAATCTTTGCAACCATTTTCCTTCtagtattttattatatttttgtcatCAAATGTTGCTTAAATTGGCACAGAATCGATATCTTACGTAGATTTTCGCTTTCCCGAAATCGAAACCACCATCAACCTCTTGTCCCAATTAGTACTACTCCCGAACCTAAAGGCTTACATGAATCAGTTATTCGATCAATTCCCATTTTTCAGTTTCGAAAAGATAACTATTTTGATAATAACGAATGTGCAGTTTGTCTTGGTGAGTTTCAGGCTAATGAGAAGTTGAGAATGATACCAAATTGTGCTCATTATTTTCATATTGATTGCATTGATGTTTGGTTACAAAATAATCCAAATTGTCCACTTTGTAGAAATAGTATTTCTATTTCTATACCTTCACATTTTACTACTTTACAAGATCAATCCCCACAAGTTGTTACTAATGAAGAAGATTTTGTTGTTATTGAATTAAGTAATGGAGATGTTGGAAGTACTAATGTTGAAGAAAACAAGGAAGAAGCATTGGTTGTTAAGAAAATGGGAAAGAAAACAAGAAGAAAGAATGGTTATGTTACAAGTATGGGAGATGAATGTATTAATGTGAATACTAGAACAAAGGGTGGTTGTGATGATGATCAATTTCTGATTCAACCAATTAGAAGATCATTTTCGATGGATTCGGCCTCGGATCGACAACTTTATGTGGCGGTTCAAGAAATTTTACAAAGAAATTCAATGAATCATGTCGATGTGATTCAAGTAAATGATGGATTTGGAAGTAGTAGTggtggtagtagtagtagtaacaCTAGACTTAGAAGAGGGGTCTTTTCATTTGGGCATACAAGAAGTGCAATTTTACCATTTCATGATTTAAACCATAAAACTACTATATGAATTTGTTATATTATTTGTGGAAATAGATTGACTAGTTGtcgaacctttttttttttttttttaattttaattgattgaatattaatattaatataattttattaatttattataatttatTGGGAGTTGGGCATGGATCATCTTCTTTTGGTTGGTCCAATATATGATTGAGGATTTCTAAAAGCATCATTTGGATATATGATTGAGGATTTCCAATATTATTTTTAGAATAGTGTTACGTATAtggattaattaattatatattatatacctatatctaaaaggtaaagtGGAAATAAATAGTactacctatatctaaaaggtaaagtggaaataaatagtactattcatttccactTTTCTCAAACTTACCacttaactttcattaaaatacaaatcgaacccctcaCTTTATACTTATTTtcccccaaatttcacaaacttaaccccctaacttttattaaaatacaaattgaacccccactttactaactttttttttactaatattcaatttccacaaacttaaccccctaacttttattaaaatacaaatcgaacccccactttatacgtaaagttttttcaaatttcacaaacttaacccactaacttttattaaaatacaaatcgaacccccactttactaacttttttttaaaaaaaataaaacccgaacgctaaaagaagcaactttcacaaaaggaacaacccttcaatgttatgtcgaaaaaaattcttttttacaaaatagatcaagactttttttttttaactcgcattcaaaacggagcccccggcgcgaagcgaggactCCACAACTagtattatctaatagacaaaaatggtgaatagtaattAGGGACATTTTTGTCCTTTTACTTCTTTTTTTTAATTCTAATAAAATTTTACTACACCAACAAATGtcccacacttttttcaaatattcaaatcggccccccaaacaggggggtaaatggtcaaataaacattttcataaaaaatcttaaatattcaacgggtcatatcttctcgctcgcaacgagtcaaataaccatcgttaaactcgaaataattttaggaacacaacgtcactaactatacgcaaaatggacgctttttaaaaaacgctaaatatttagggtacttttcatacacgttgattttgggttaaatttttaaaagtcgatattTACATAGCTAAACGCcgagatggacatatattgttatTTTAAAAAAACATTTAAATTTTTCATGGGTTAtaacttttagttcgactcgagttgcgcttcaacgacatcattctttagccacgaaataattttacaaactaaacgcaataaaatacattgaaaactgaacttccggcgcgaagcgagggttcaacaactagttaatTCTAATTATTAATTTCAAATGAcaattatatttttgttatatgatTATGTACAATATTTATTTTCTTAGTTTATAACAACTTTTAGATTTACGTTTAAAATAATTCGTTGTGTTTATTGTAAGTGATACTAGTAATTATAACCGGTATCTTGATATAGTGAGTAATTTATTGATAGAACTTCAAATAATATCAAATGTTGGTTTGGTTATATATAATACACtacttgctttaaaaaaaaaaatatcatttcaTCTATGTTTTATTGAAATTGGTAGTAGATACTCCGTATATAGCAAGGGCGTTACCTGTTGGAACAACTGTAGACAATTATATCATTCGTAATTACTCGTAATATATAGTATAGGCTTAATTTAATTTCATAGTACAACATGAAAATTCAATGTCGTTGACTCCTTTTATTACAAGGAAAAACGGTCATCATGTCGGGAACACTCGTACAAGTTTCTGAAAATGTTTTATTATTACAATTGAACTGGTCAAGGTGGTGATTTAACTTATTTGTACATGCCGTAATTTATCAACATATACAACCAAGTATGTGAGTGTAGTACACACATATTattcacaacaacaacaaaacttaaTCTCATAAAAATGGAGTATGGGGAAgataagatgtagacaatcattctccTATCTTATAATAAAGAAAAATCATTTCtctacccagagtgaaacactcaaaAAAGTTACAACCGGTTAAAACATGTACAATTTCTGCCACCGTCGATGATAACCACCAAACCATCACTTTGGAAGTGCTATGATCAAATTAGATTCTCTTTCTCTTTAATTACCGGAGGCCCCTCTCCCTGTTCGGCCAAACCAACGCCCACTCCCACACAATACCATAAATCTACATCCTCCTGTTTATATCCATTCTCAACTACTTATTCTAGTTTGTTAAGATTTGTGTGGTGATTGTTGGTGGTTGACGGTGATGTTGCCAATATTGGTGGCGGAGGTGGTTGTCGGCGTTGTGACTGGCAGTGATAGCGGTGTGTTTGGtagttaacttataattaataacaatatttataagaAAATAATGAAGTGAACATAACGAAGTAAAAAAGTTTATATATACTAAAAATATAAAAGAATATATTACGGTGTCTGCTACGGAGTATTTAAGAATAACTAGGAGACGATCGGAGGGTCAAGCTGCGGTAGTTGAAGATATAAGACTtggcaagtgaaatgtcccgttcttattgattaaaaacgttccatattaattgatttcgttgcgaggttttgacctctatatgagacgtttttcaaaacctgcattcattttaaaacaaatcataacctttatttcatcaataaaggtttaaaaagctttacgtagattatcaaataatgataatctaaaatatcctgtttacacacgactattacataatggtttacaatacaaatatgttacaacgaaataagtttcttgaatgcagtttttacacaatatcatacaagcatggaccccaaatcttgtccttaattaagtatgcgacagcggaagctcttagtattcacctgagaataaacatgctttaaatgtcaacaaaaatgttggtgagttataggtttaacctatat includes these proteins:
- the LOC139855107 gene encoding RING-H2 finger protein ATL16-like — translated: MIHETSSTSQSRSSHSSHASFPIIAVAIIGIFATIFLLVFYYIFVIKCCLNWHRIDILRRFSLSRNRNHHQPLVPISTTPEPKGLHESVIRSIPIFQFRKDNYFDNNECAVCLGEFQANEKLRMIPNCAHYFHIDCIDVWLQNNPNCPLCRNSISISIPSHFTTLQDQSPQVVTNEEDFVVIELSNGDVGSTNVEENKEEALVVKKMGKKTRRKNGYVTSMGDECINVNTRTKGGCDDDQFLIQPIRRSFSMDSASDRQLYVAVQEILQRNSMNHVDVIQVNDGFGSSSGGSSSSNTRLRRGVFSFGHTRSAILPFHDLNHKTTI